The window taaaatttgtacTGCTGGTGAAATTGTACAAAAGTTTTTATACCAATCGTGTAATTTTCCCTATACTGACAACATTAtcttttttctaattctttttGGTTGTCTTGGGGATGGAAGAGGTAAGAAATAGATAAAACGGTGAAAGGAAACATCATCCCAAATGTACAACATTTATCCGAGAAAATGGTAAACCCTGCCACAAAAGCTTTCCAGCTAAATTACTCCTTTGCAGCAACAAACCAAAAAGAACAGGAAAACCAAAATTTCTCAGCTTCATCTTGAGAATTCCGATTTTCCGAACTTGGGAGAAGAAATAAACGAGAGGATTTCCTCAAAGCTCAATTGAATCTAGATCagaattctgaaaaaataCGACCACCACCGATGAACATTCTATGTACGGGTCTTGAACCATTTAAGCATTGCCTAATAATATCAACCATCGGGCCCACATTCTTCCAAGCCACCTCCTTCGTCAGCGGCTGCACAGAGAGCCTTCCAGATGGGGATTAGCATTTTCAGAGGCGAGCGTATTTCCTATGACAAGACCACAGAACTGTAAGATAATCAACTCATGGTGCACTTGCTATGCCACATTATATGTACACGCTATGTTATTCCGTTTCATTCCCTTATCAGAAATCGAATAGTCAATTAAATTAGCATGTCAAATCAATATGCTATCCAAATTTACTTGAGCTGGCTCGTACCTTGAATACCAGCATCAGCTGTTCTTCATCTCGTAAAAGCAGGGAGAGGCACCAGTAACAAGTGACCGGTGTGACACATTCTTGTAGCACAGGTTTCAGTATCTTCCCCATTGGCACGAATCGGCGAATGATTCTCCCACTGAACAgaacatataaaattaaaagccAGTTCAAGGTTTGACAATATTTCTGTTGTATGCAAATTCCCGACTAGATAAGTGAACCTCTCAGAGCTCAACTTTTCACGTGGATATAAACTGAAGTTTGCTTCGTAGTTAGTTGAAATTAATAGCAGTCTCTGCTCTGAACTGAGAGAGAAATGCCATAGAAAATTTTGGTCGTGCTTTTGCACAGCTGTTCTTTTACAGTCAGAAAATTCCCGACTAAAATACCAGAACTTACAACCATAAAACACTCAAAACACCTGAAACTGCAACCAGAAACCGTGAACACTCTGACATCGTATGGCTCAGATTCAGGACTGTGACAATAATAAGCTAGAACATTTGGGACATTAATAAGCAGAAAATACCTTCTGTAATGAGTTTCGAGCTGGACTCCAAATGTCGGCATAATCAGAACGGACTCTGAACTAACAAAGAAGACCATATCAGGTTAGATAGGGATGCAATCGGTCCTGAGCccctaaaatgaaaaaaaaaatggcaagggaaaaggaaaaccaTCTCCATTTCTCCTGACCTTTCTTGACAGTTCTCCAACACAGCTTCATCATTAGCAATGCACCCAAAGGGATGCCCCAGACTGCAAGAATATTTGGTTTCTCCTGTTTTCATGCACGAAGGTTGCATCACAAGTGAGTTGATAGAGAATAATTCCGACGGAGAAGGAACGAAGCAACTCAAAAATAATATCTACTTTTAAttcatttccactgaattccCGATATTAGAAAGATGGGGTTTGTTATGGGGCTGAGGAATTATTAAGCAAAGTTCACGTGTGGGAGTCAAGAAATGTTTGGAAAGATGTTTGCTCATTGACGGGATGAGTGGGCGTGTTTCATCCGTATCCCCATCCCCAATAACAACATCACTATATTTCATAGGGAATTAAGCGTGTAAAAAGCTACTTTCTACACTGAGACAGCCTAATCTATGCTAAAATTCAGACAATAACTACAGAAGATTGGTGCATATAACTAAATCCACCACCAGCCGAAGAGAAAATAGGAAAAACCGGGACTTCATCGTAGAAGTAGATGAACTGACAATCCTGTCTTACTGCTCAGAGACGGACTAATTAAATTCAGGATCAATCCAAACCAGGTGCGAACTTGCACACAATCACTCATAAAGCTTTGCCCCATCTCAAACTTTCAGATGCTTTTACCAATGTGAATACCAAAACTGGATATACCTAAGTTCTGTGTTG of the Punica granatum isolate Tunisia-2019 chromosome 6, ASM765513v2, whole genome shotgun sequence genome contains:
- the LOC116209912 gene encoding phosphatidylinositol N-acetylglucosaminyltransferase subunit H; protein product: MGDKQSGVHAKYDYIHDQESSPSPLDAHHVEVRRSGAKPVAACFFAALVSAYAFFAFYSKEKPNILAVWGIPLGALLMMKLCWRTVKKESVLIMPTFGVQLETHYRSGRIIRRFVPMGKILKPVLQECVTPVTCYWCLSLLLRDEEQLMLVFKEIRSPLKMLIPIWKALCAAADEGGGLEECGPDG